The genome window CTGGGCTGGTGCCACCTCACATTAAACCACCTCCTCCGTCTGTTCCCTCACGCTGACGCTTCAATTCTTCCTTGCAATACTTTTAAAAGGTGGCTACTAAAGAGTACTCTGCGTCATTTTGTGTAGCAGGCCCATGGAAGTGAGCTCTAAAACAATCCAGAGTCACACTGTGAAAACATGGCAGCCAGTGGGGAAGTTAGACATTCAAAGCTCACCAGACTGGACTGATATACAGGAATTCCAGCCAACATTCCTCTCTCAGTGTTTACGTTCTCCATCCAATAACCCATCCTATTCAGCTTTCCTTGTGTCAGCATAAGAGTTTATGAACACTTGGGAGGACTTATAAACATGTTCCAAATCATTTTGGGCTGAACTGGCAATCTCACCTCCCCAACTGCACAGGATCACTATGTGCCAAGCGGAAAAAACTAACCCCTTCTCCTTATATTTGTGTTACAGGGCAGGAGACCTTCAACTCGAAGAGTCTAGCACTACAAGCCCAAAAGAAGATCTTGAGCAAGATGGCCACCATGGCTGTGGCCAACCTCCTAACAGACGACACCAGCAGCGAGATACTAGACGAGCTCTACAGGGCCAGCCGTGAGTACACCAAGAGCAAAAAGGAGGCGCACAAGATCGTCAAAGATGTCATCAAAATCGCCCTGAAAATCGGCATCCTCTATCGCAACCAGCAGTTCAGTGCAGAAGAGCTGGAGACAGTGGAGCGCTTCAAGAAGAAAATGAACCAGACAGCCATGACTGCAGTCAGCTTCTACGAGGTGGACTACACCTTCGACCGGAACATTCTCTCAGAGTTACTCCTGGAGTGCCGAGATCTACTGCACGAAGTGGTGGAGCAGCACTTGACGACTAGGTCACACGGGCGCATCGACCATGTCTTCAACCACTTTGCTGACCTGGAATTCCTCGCTGAACTCTACGGGTCCTCAGACGAGTACAGACTCTATCTGCGGAAGATCTGTGATGGCATAAACAAACTCCTTGACGAGGGTGTGCTTTAACCACACTCAACATCCTCCTCATTCTCTGTTTGCTCTGCCTGTTTTTCAatcaaattgtttttgtttatacaAGGAGTAAGAGCAATGTCTCTGTTTCCACTTCTATGTTTATTTCTTGTGCAACTTCCACTTTCCTTATGCTTGTTACCGATGAAGCCTTATTGTACGTTTCTATGTAGATCAGGGTccaatgtgtaggcctatttcacaGCTACGAGGATGCATTTACCATTCCAGGACTTAAAACACAACCACTAAATTATAGCTCATACCAATGATGAAGCAATGCATGCAGTTATGAAGGTCTACTATAGCATGTTGCAAATTCAAGATAGCGTGTTTGCATTGGTAGTTTTAAAAAGGGTTTGACAGACTCATCACTGACGAATATTACACAGCCAAAATAAACTCCTGTTGCCAGACTCTTCAAGATGAAACCTGAAAACTCACACCTTCTATATATCGTGCAGCACTGTACATAAATGAATGGCGCTGTTGTATGGGTATAATTTGAGGATTTGTTGGGTGGGCTTCGTAATCCTTTTTCCTGAAACTCCACTCCAGATCATGTTCAGACGCTGTATGATGGCTTTGAAACTTCAGCTTCCATAGTTTTATCCAGAGtttgccaaaacaaaaaaaaattaaaaataaataagtgcTGTCTATGAAGACTAGCTTTCAATtcactagtgtgtgtatgtgtgtgaccatTTTAGCAACTTCCTTATTGCAGGAGTGTAACACCTTTCCTTCGATTAAAGATTTGTTTTAAATCTGTTTATTGTTTCCAAAACTTTTGTCATCAAATCATCGGTTGTGGCGTCATATAGCTAGCCCGTTCCTTATGAATGACTCACCTGAGACCTGAGCTTACAGAAGAGAAGTCGGTACCTGCTGTGTGGAGTGTGACCTAACAGCCTACCTGCAGCTGCCATGGGAGCTACTAAATTTAGCCACAGGGATTATAAAAGCAGAAGGTCAGACGACCAACTAATGGAAGTGAGGCTCTGGATCCAGAGACCATTATTCATGAGAGGCTGAACTGGCTCTGATCACTGCCATTACACTACAAATCATCGCATGTCACCACCGTATTTCTCACTTACAAACTAAACGTACGTCCAAACATTTATACCCCACCCCTGAAGAAAATGCACAAATATCACAGTTAGCAAGATCATATTCTTAATAGTCTTAATTGTACAATTTATTAAGCTGCACCTAAATGAAATGGATAAGTGATAGTGACAAGACTAAATTAAGGAATCTGAAATTGGTGTGATGCACTGAAGACATGTATAAATGTACTGACAACATTATTAGATTCCACAAAGGATCATTGCTCTACATTAAACGGTGACAGCTAATTTTACACCATCACTCTCCCAGAGTCATCAGACCCGACATCTTTCTAATTCTGCCTCATTCATTTAAAGCCTCTCATTGATGACCAAAAGAAGCTTAATTAATGGATCTTGATCCATTTAGATGCACTGATCCATTAAGATCACACTTCAGACTGCTGGACACAACAGTTTGTGCAGGCTAATTTATGGAGCGTGAGTGCGTAAGAGAGTGCTGTTTTCAGAACATTGTCAAACAACAGAAGTTTAATATTAAGCAGGTTAGCCACCCACAGATAGCTACAATGACATAAATGATTCAACTTTGAAAATGGACCTGCTTGATATGTACCATTCACTGAGGTGTACAAAGCACTATGTTGATGAGAATTTATCATATGatcccatacacacatgcataataaTATCAGCATTACACAAAGACTGGAATAATATCAACGATTTACAAGTTCACAAAACATGGCCTTCAGTTACAGCATGCAAAAAACGAATAATGCAGCATACATGTGAAAAACTATCACAGGCAGGAATGTCCTAGAGATAATGAGCATGTGATTAAACTAAGATAATTTGGCCTGTGATTAAATTACCAAAAGACGTTTCAGAAGCACTCCACTTTCACTCCCTTAACAAAATCCTACTTCAAAAGCAATGGACCGTGAAGGTCAGTTGGAAGATTCAGCTTATTAGAGGTTCCGACTACTatttgttacagagaaaataggcctactcttacacTTCAACAGAGTAGAAATCTGCAAGATACTAAACTACCACCCAGATAATTTCACAAATGTCCTTAATCTCAAAACATGTTCGTAATCGTGTTAATAGCCAGAAAGCCAGCAGAAATGTCACAATAGCAGCATGTCTGATTGCATTAGAGTGGACAGAGAGTGTCACCAAGAAAGGGCAAGATGAAGAAAGTGCCTGAGGGTCTGAATGGCAGGTGGTCTAGCTGTAAAAATATCAGGAGACTCATGCTTAAAATATGACCTCATCAAATATGTCctgtttctcttcttcttctttttttggaCTAAAGGAGCATTGACTACATGACCACCGTGAAATTCATACTAGACTAGAGTGCCCTCAAGTGGTCAAaactagggttgccacctgtgtctgacaaaaatcctggacatttttgaccatccaatcgacctttttgtttgtaagcaacggcgcctttcgcacatctaacccaagataaaaaaacatcattctaagcgacaattgtatagctaaaattagtaagaatgacaatttcttaatagcagacctttattattttgttatattttcaacagtttttagttgtggacacctgggggcagtattgagaaaaaagggggaatacataattaggttctgcttttttgcttatgtggaatacacttttttttccctgtctctccttgtcccacacactctccgtcttcaccttaccatttctaatgaacctccacggtgcgtgcccccaccaccaccacccatgttaTGCTACGTCATTTTTGTAGACCCAATAAGGCTGTACATACGTTTATGGATGTAGGCACgcttcaattaaactgaaatataCATTTTGCGAATCGTGTACAAAAATCCGGGACAAAACACACTATCAGTTTTAAGAGAAAATACATGGTGGTTGTTTCACCATCAGGTTAAGCACTTAACATTTTCCGCATACATGTTTGTGTACttcaaaatatgtaaatatgttgGATAACTATATGTTGTTATTAATAACTTCGTAGGCATCTAGACAATTGGaaaataaatgcaaaaatgcatcttTCAGTCATTTTCATCCTCAAACTGAAATTTCAATTTAAAACTACACTACCTCAACACATATTAACACTATTTTACTGTGGGCAGAAAACAGGATCACTAGGACAATATGCAATATGCAATATGTTACAATTGTGATGGCTGTGAAATGGGAATTTATAGTAATTAAAATATGGTCCAAATTTCCGCCCACACATAAGTTACATCTTAGAATTGTAAACAGATAGAATTGTCAGTTGCCATGGATTTTTTCTTCAACAGATAATGAAATACATAATGataaaatacatacataatgATATTTATCTACCCTATATCTTTTTTCACTGAAGTAGCTATTTCAATCGCTACCCAACGATATGTATCCTATAGGTTAGCTAAAATTGGGACAAAGTACAGCCATGCCGTGCcctttatatatacatatatattttagcAAATATTTTAGCATCATAACATGCCACATTATGCTTAACAATGACAACATCTTTGGCATACAACAGAGGAATAATACCAATTGTGCAATAGGAGGAATACCttcatacagaaaaaaacacaacaaatcaGTTAGgtaaacatttgtttgtttggataAATATTGATTGACAGAAATGAGGAACTGGTCTTCATAAAACACCCTCTTACACTGTGGCCTACAAGTTTGTGAGATTATTTTTCACCTGCTCCAGCAGAGAGCACCTTTGCCTCTAGAACACCATCTGCTGTCCTGTACACAAAATTAAACCATTTTCCTGCTGtgcttttaaaagtaaatgagAAATAAAACAGCTAATAATTATGCAGATGAACTGCATTATTATGAAATAAAATTAATACTATTGAATGAATATTGAAAATGtatttatgtttatgaatttatttattcagaaaaaaaaatgttttgtcatCGAGCCACTTGTCCAATCCAATAGTTGTTGTGAAATTCAATGTACgcaataaataaacagacaaacacataaataatgGAAGGGatgatttgtttttaataacaggattttttccccttcttcactctctctcaaaacGTTAACCTATGGATATTTAATCACACTATTAGATTAAATAATATAGAGGTGATAATTAGTATCCTGGGGCCATATTAACTGAGATAGATTCTAATACTTAGATTAAGATGTTCAAtgcacactcttaaaacgaatgtgtccAAAtgtgtccctatctggacacagatatgtgttaaaaaacgcaagttgtgttgtttttaaccaagtcgtgttgttttcaacacattcattttaagagtgcagtATGTATATATTTCCCATGCAGAGTATTGCGGGTGTTAAAGAATTTTGATGGCATTAGGGAAATCTAGAGTGGATAGTTCATTGTGAAATACTTCAATTTCAACTTCAGTTGGAAATTAGTGTCCAGGCTGCATTAGATTTTTTAAGTCGAGGTGATGTTGCAATGATTCAAATCAAGCTAACTTTCTTCATAATATAAACTTATATTAATTCTAATGAATACTTCAATACTTAGatcatttgaatttaattgacTACTTCAATACTAAAAAAGACAGGTTGAGGTTGATTTATAGTTAAATAAACTTGATATCATGTTTAAATCAACGCTGTtctgctcatctacctcatGTACTTCAACCTTACAGTTACAATAGTATTATTAATACATGATCATTGCACTGAACTtccttgcactatatttatatattatatttagggctgtcaaaataactgattaatttcgattaattaatttgagaaaaaataactcagattaatcgattccgtatgacctttgaccccgagccattcTAGTTAGTAACCATTacggaatttgcatatcaccggagtttgtcaactctaaagtcgcacatcaatggaaagaaatagtgttgacattgaggagagtgttcatttattttcattgtgtcccctaggttatatctgtggcctgaaatgccttgtatgtgaaaaaaacttcttcccgaagcacttttgaatttatttcctcagcatattaggtcatatcatagattattatggccactATTTGaaaagtgaaaataataatgaactttaatgtcactaatgctgattattcaatgattcatttgaatttaaatactTAAAATACTTCctcagcaaaaattatatatgcgattaatttagattaattaatcacagagtatgtaattaatcagatttttttttttttatcgattgacagccctaattatatttaatcttaaacctaagtctatactgatattgcactatCCCCACTCTTGCaactgtatattgcatcttgctTGTGTCTGTTGAGGGGTCCCCGACCATGgcacagggacaacaaggaagcGATCATCCTCAGCTGCAAATGCTTTGAAAGGCATGTAGAAAACTTGATATGCAGTATCATGATACCTACCCTCATCAGTTTGCATACAGGAAACAGGTCTACGGACCATGCCATCAGCACAGCTCTGCACACTGCCCTCACCACCTGGAGAAGACAAATGATGTCAGAATGCTGTTTGTTGCCTACAGTTCAGCATTTAATACTATAGCCCCCTCCAGATTTAACACCAAACCCAACCCCCGcttaaccctagtgccttccatgcagcagAAGTCTGTGTCAACCTCAGCCTGTGTAGCTGGACCCTGGACTTCCTGTCAGGATGATGTCAGGTGGTGCGAATGAGCTCCATCACCTCCTCCCTTTTGACTACAGGAGACCCCAGGGCTGTGTCTGGAGTCCCCTCATTTACTCTCCATACACTCAGGACTGTGTGGCCATGGACAGCTCCAACATGACCATTAACTTATCACAATGTTACCAAGAAAACACTCTGTCACCAAGAGAGCTGCTTGTCTACTACATAGGGGAAAAGGAGTAAGGCTGGACCCCATTAActtggaccggatggaatttctaacagggttttgaaatcctgcgctgctcagttagctcctgtgttcacttatatctttaacacatcattggctcaagagacagttcctacttgcctcaagcagtctgttactgttccagtaccgaaaaacaaaagtccatcatgtctgaatgactaccgcccagtagccctgacgtctacagtgatgaagtgttttgagaagcttgtgaaaaacattatctgctcatccctccctgcctccttcgaccccctccaatttgcttacagagccaacaggtctacagaggatgccatctcaaacctcatgcacaccaccttaactcacctggaggaggggaatgggaattatgtgaggatgctgttcattgactttagttcagcattcaacacgatagtacctctcaccttggtcacaaagatgaaggccttaggactgaacaccaccctgtgtcactggatatttgacttcctcaccaaccgttcacaagtggttagtgtggggggtctgacatctgactcattaaccatcagcactggtgctccccaaggctgtgttttgagtccattgctgtacaacatctacacacatgactgcaaagccaacagtagtcatacctccatcatcaagtttgcagatgacacagtgatcttgggcctgattagtaacaacaatgaacagctctacttggatcaggttgatgaggtggcacagtggtgtcaatctaacagcttgacactgaatatcactaaaaccaaggaaatggtagtggattacagaaggcagcagcagaactacagttacaccccactaatgataagcgggcaacctgtagagagagtcacaagttttaaataccttggtgtccacattactgaagacttaacatggactgttaacactcaatatgttctgaagaagtccagacaacgactctacttccttcgtcagctaaggaaattcaaagtttctacatccatcatgaaggccttctacacttcagcggttgagagtgttctaactggtagcatcatcacctggtatagGAACTctacagttagagattgtagtactctgcagagagtagtgcactcagctgaacgtactataagaactcaactccctgctctacaagatatctattccagaagagtcctcctaagagcccaaaagattctgaaggactcttctcatcctaacaatggattattcctaccgctgaaatcaagaagacgcctatgtagtcacaaagccagaactgagagactcaggagaagtttttatccccaggccatccgaactctgaactcacactatactgactttgcacacattcactcctcagcactctcaaacatttcccaactctgaactcacactatactgactttgcactcattcactcctcagcactcatgaccccccacacacacaaacctacatgacttttagcacttttacatccctctccctatgctacagaccttttatttattttcttatttcatcacacgtcaaaacacacacacacacacacacacacacacatctgactttctccaactccTTTGTATTACCATCACAGGGATGTGAGCACTGACCATGTATtgaaaaaagcaaacaaacatttCTTCCATCTTCTTTTCAGATGGCTGGAAAAGTTTGGCATGAGGACCAAGATCCTATTACGGGCTTCCTACACAAGCAcaacagagagcatcctgactgGTGGCATGGTCTGCATGGTTTGGAAACTGCAGGCAACTGCCAACAACCGAGTCGTGTGGACAACCCAGGGCATCAGCGGATTATATGAGGCTCCCCTCCATTCTGGACTTGTATACCAGACGATGCGTCAGTAAAGCCTACAGAAGAAAGATCCCAGCCACCCTAGCCACATGTTTCAGCTGCTGCTGTCTGACAAGCTGTATCGCAGTCTCAAGGCCCAGACAGGCAGGCTCAGTAACAGCTTTTTCCACCAAACTGTTGAACAATGGACAATGAGGGCCTGTCACGTGTCtaactgtgaacacacacacgagcacaaactgacacagacacacacaacacatatgcCCCcatccccagcacacacacacgtgttgccTCTGCGTATGTGAAATACGTTTCACTGCGCACACATCCGAAAGTCCGTCGGTGTAGCCAGAGCCATGCACACTGCACCGATTGGAGATGCTCATTGACTGGTCAGACGTTATCAGACATCCGATCCGAACACTGGCTTGTTCTGCAGTCCctattagttttattttttCAGTGCATGATACTTTTTTAGGACGCAACCAAATGGACCTGAAATAACAGGGTCTACACTGTACTTATTCTTTAAAGTATTTGTGCATTTAACCCTTCTGCTTCTCCACTTCTCACTTCTTATTGTCCGGGTACATAAGGTTGATCTCTTCTCTAAACAGATAAGTGGACATAATCGGATGCAtacttattataataataatagcagacTAAGATATGCCTTGACAAAGTTAACAGGGCATTCTTgtcacactaacatacacacaaaagaaattCCCAGTTATACTGTAGAAAGTTTTAAAGGTGTTTACTGAATTTATTATAGGTTCTGAACATGGTGATTGGCAGTATTGCCTGAGTAACAGGTTTTAATACAAAaattctgtttgtattgtttaaaaAGGCAGACACCTCTTCAATGTGCAAAAGGTTTGAGGCAAATATCATGACATACAAGTCAGATTTATGGAAACTGCTAAATTCCACTTTTTCAGTTTATCCACGTTTGAAAGAATCCTAGCAAGGCCGTTAGCCTGGAAAAATtcaaactcattcacaaagtgaatagtCTGGTGACTCTGGATTGGGAAACATTTGCAACACTCGCGATTGGCACTagctttgaaatcattggtccagccttaccaatcaaattgatcagagattcctaacgttacttcctacttcgcctaacctttacaaactggcaataaacagcatcaacagtcaggaaacaatgtgtCTGGGTCTAtctttgctgtaaatacatttctgcatttttccaactgcattttttgatgtttgcaagtgttgctgcttctgttttatcacaataagtttccCCTCTCGTCTGTGATTGgtctgacatttttcttgtctgagggagacagttatgaactatggtgtcCCAGATtagatctccctgaaagaagatctaggtgggcGAGGCCAGGCTACAAGGCCGTAGCTATGGAGCCAACATTTGAGGGGACCAAATGTGCATGGCGGCATGTGCATCAGTTCATGTACAAATTCATAAACATGGGAtgatttatttgttttcttttctttaaacCACTTtttatatagaaatatagatTATGAACAGACACATCAGTACAGTTTCatgagtttttctttttcttacacacaaaacacccaccTCCCAGTCCACCCCGACTGGACCAAATAAGAAAGTATTAACAATACAGACAATTCTAAAGGAAATACTACATTTGAATTGAAACATGAATAAACAAATATGATTTCTGTGACGGACAGCACGCCTTCAAAACTCCATCATGACACACCATGGATCTTGGGTAGCCAGGTGTTTATGTAGCTTGAATACAGAGGGGGGCAGTCCTGGAGTCAGCCAGGATGGCCACTTCCTACACCGGTACTAAAGGTTACTAAAGTATGACAATAGAGATTCCCACACTGAGAGGAATTTGTTAGAACCTCTTACAGTGAATTTAATCGTTTCCAGATGTAAAAACAGCCAATGTGCTGCAATGGGTGGGGCGCTTGACTTCCAATGGAGTAAAATTTGCCTATGCGCCAGTAAAATGAACCAGTCCTGTGTAAGCACTCAGATGTAgacagaaagggaaaaaaaggaaacaaaaaaggaaaaacaaatatacacattCAACACCTTCAGAGAAAAAGGACAGATTCTATGATGTTGAGTTGTTTTCGCTTTAAGTTTGTTTCTTCCTCTGGTAATATTGCAATTATAGCGCATGGTTCTAAAGTCGCCCCAAGAACTTCAGACAATACAGCAAATATAGTTGACCTGCTAGTGTATGGCATGACCAAAACATATGTGACAAGTCAGCTACATTAACATGACATCTTACATTTTGCTATCTATATTAGGATAGAATGAGGATATCTTAGCTCTACTCCAGTGTAGGCGATGAacaaccttgaattgaattagTCTTGCACAGGAAGTGCTGTTGTTCATTCTTGTTAGAGCTTTAGTCCATTCGTTTTCTGACATTTCAGTTCCAAGTTCCTTTTCCCACGCAGTTttgctctaggtggaggtagaagtgcggatttttttttctaaaactgactgatttatgttgttctgtcagagcatagtgtcggtt of Alosa alosa isolate M-15738 ecotype Scorff River chromosome 14, AALO_Geno_1.1, whole genome shotgun sequence contains these proteins:
- the tnfaip8l3 gene encoding tumor necrosis factor alpha-induced protein 8-like protein 3 — its product is MDSDSGELSEGELSPGQETFNSKSLALQAQKKILSKMATMAVANLLTDDTSSEILDELYRASREYTKSKKEAHKIVKDVIKIALKIGILYRNQQFSAEELETVERFKKKMNQTAMTAVSFYEVDYTFDRNILSELLLECRDLLHEVVEQHLTTRSHGRIDHVFNHFADLEFLAELYGSSDEYRLYLRKICDGINKLLDEGVL